The sequence ATGATTACCTGATGGTCATTAatgtttgataatgtaaaaACGTGTGCATTTTCCAAATGTCAGCAATTTTTCCTGATATTATTTAATGGGGATAAAAATCgaatcatatataatattaccaAACTTATTATTTCAGgataaatgttgaaataattcGACTAAAGGTAACATATTGTTGTGTGTTTTAGGATCAGCATAGCTACATGTATGACAAATCGAATGTTTCCTTAGTGTCATttagtcaatatatacaaaaatatttattacttGCTGGTAATAAAAACTAAATCTTTTGGATTTTTGCAACAATATGAAAGTACAAAAGTATAATCTACTTCCATTCAGCATCAGGTCAATTGTGCTGTTTACagaaatatatgtaaaacacTTTTACACATCCAGCAAACATACCGAAATCATAAACAATAATACTTTCAGCTTTTCTCAGTCAATTCCCTAAATTCTAGCTCCTTGGTTTCTCTATTGGTATGAAGATCAAAACGTCTACGTAACCTTTGTAGAAACCTTTATAATAATATGTTGCACCTTCTTTCTGTCCAAGAGAAGAAGTGTTATCTAAAACTCTCAGTTCTGCAATCAACAAGTTGATTAATTTGTCACTGATCCTCAAAAACATATGCAAATTGTCAATAACTACATGGTGTAATGCACAGCAATAAAGGTGGGTTCCTAACTGAAAATCAAAAATCTTTCTTTCCCCTTTTTGGATAAAAAAAGTCAAAAGCGTATACCAAACGAGCGCCTTTGTTTCCATCAAACATATGCTGGCAATTGATGGAATTGACAAGCAATCAATAGGAATTTAAAGTCTCCACCTAGCAATATTTTTTAgagaaaaaatgtttatttcctCTAAAAGGTCAGCAAATGCATCAGCTAAGCACAAATAATTTTCCTTTTGTGCGAACAATGCAAAGAGGATAATTTCCTGTTGCTGACCTACTTCTATTTCCTTTGACTATTGTGAATGTGAAATTAATCAGGTGAAGCCTCTTTCCCACATAGTTACCGTCACCAGAAAGTTTGATAATTAAATTACCACCAGGTACAAAATTGCTGAACACCTAACCCATCAGGAGTATTAATTATTCGAAAATTGGAATTGATGTTGGATATTATCTCCTGAACAGCAGTACTGCTTGGTAAAGTTTCTTTATTCTCACTCATAGATCTGAAATACTTATTGTCCCGTTCCTTGACTCAAACATAGATATTGGTTTAACATTTTCCTTTTCCAAGAAACTCGAGGCTGATATACAAGCTGCTGCATCCGACTTCATTATTTTTGACTGGTTCTTTTCGTATGAAATGTTTGGTTTTCTATGTCACAGATCTTTTTTGTTGATTGCTTTTCTGCTGATTTGACATAATTGTAAACATTTACTTCCAGTGCAcctttctctttctttttttctgtattttttttctctgcGTTTCCATTTCTCCTTTTTGTTTATGCAATAAAATTTCACATCCATGTCTTTCAATTGGTACATTCCAAGAATATTTAGACAGTTCAATAGTTTTCAAAAACTTACGAAATTGAGACCATCCTTTGACTTTAGCTCTGAAACCTGTTGTTTTCAGTCTAAATTATTCTGCTCTCAATTTGTTCAAACATTTAGTATCagttgtaaatgataatacacATCGATCTTCTAAATTGTATTGGAACTTTGACATATTTTCACAACTCAACTCCTTATGCCAAAAGATGCCAAAAGTGCTTTTGTAATATATCAAAAAGAATTCCACAATATATCACAACCATGATTTCTCTGAGCCTCTACCTGTTCAGGATCAGTTCAAACATCACAAGTGTGAATCATTCAAGAACGCCTGGAGCATAGCCCTGTTTCCTGGCATTTTCACGAAACTGAATACTAGTTCAGTTCCTTGATTAATGTTTACGGCCTGTAAATGGTCTGGATACAAAttctgttttgtgttttttttctctcttagcCAGAATCTCTCTGTCTTCATGTAGTGATTATCTCCTTTTTTGTTCTGAACAAAGTAGACCCATCCGATTCCCAATCGTCTCTCTAGAGAATGCCTGTAATTGATTTCATAAACAGATTTCATTCTGGTTTCCCTGAATACTATTCCAGATTGCCTCAACGGTTCGAATTCCTCAGAATCAATTTGTTAACGCAGAAAAAATATGCTGTCTGGTTTAGTAAACCTATGACATTTTTATGTCAAGCTGGACTTTTCAGGATGGTGACCTCTTCACTTCAATAAGTTCTGTCTGAGCTCTCCATTCATCGTAACGGTGAACATAACCTAAATAAGAGCAATAAAAAAAgaatcacaattttacaaaattacattaaaatgcTATTTTAAACATAGATTTTACCCATCCACCACATGCACTCATATTTTAGTGGATGTCACTACCGTGTGTAGATGATGGTTTCCTTTCTGTTCACGATCGGACAAtgattattgagaagttgtGGTGATCATTCATGActtttaaacttaaaaaaatattcccaGCACTAACGGAGAGTTATTGTGTCCTGTCTATGaaacttaaataaaaaatataacgaACACCAAGTCCTAAAACTACTGGAGTCCTGGAGAGTGTATTAGTGgtgtaatagttatatatcagtTGTGCATTATTTAAgctgttaaaacaaaataaatcactaataaattgtgtttttagtatttaaaaaatatttaaaaaaaatgatgagtTTGGTCTCACATGGGTATGCCTCACCGGTGGCCAATGAGACCTATGACCTTGACTGATGACCTTGACTGGAATGACTATCCAATTTCTACTTCTGTATTCCTCTATTAATGGTATGGAAATATACAACATGGTGACCTGTCATGGTGCATGTATTCATTTACCTACCTGATATCTACTACATACCAATGATGTTTGTACTTCAAAGTTGCTGGGATGTTTTCGAAAAACCAGTATATCTGCAGGTCATGATAACTTCATATGATCACTTGGATCCCAGTACTCAATATTATGTAACTATACGTCTGATGCGATAACAAAATTTGCTCTAAAACATAACAATCATGGACATATAGACAGAACGGTACGTGTATGTAAATGAACATTTATAATCAAATCAAGGACCATATATGATAACTCCTTTACAGCTTTCAGAATTTTTTTAGTGAATATTgctatttataatataattcaGCATGAATGACAAAGCATGTAGGTTCAACGTTGTAACCTCTGTTTGTGAAACTTCAGTGAGTAAGGGAAGTGTGGAATCAGTTCAAACACGATATTCCAACACTAAAAATCCTCTTTTCTCACCGTTATAATGAATGTTGTAATAACCTTGATCTTCTCCCAAAATTTCAATAGGATACAACATTTAATCATCTGTAGAACTAGCAATGCTTTGTCTCGTTGGAATTGACAGTTTTTCCTAATCACTGTATAAAATAAGTAATTGTATTTCATCAATtggtacagatatatatcttTTTCTTCACAAAAATTTAACCTGTGAATCATGTTATGCAAACACAGGACAGCCATAAAGAATTGAATACGCTTTGCCTGTCGtttatataggcctatatgttttatatgataGTCACGATTATTTTGCTACGCAAATACACACTGCaagtaatttttaaaaaagtaacTTAAAATTTGTGATCCGAGGGATTTTGAAAGTACCCCTTATGCTTTACTAGTAAACGCAcataatttgcaaaaaaatatattcgtggatataacattacatcatgTCTATCATGTTGATGTGAACActgatatttaaatacattcATATGTACGTACATCCAAACACGATCATATGTGTAAGTCTGTGCATAAATCAGGAGTTTTTGTTTCACCCGACACCGATTTCTATCCCCTGTCGATTGTTTGAAGACATGGTTTGtttattgaatatatttattCTCCTATTGAAATATGCTTCAATGTGTGAAAAATGTGTACTTACGAGTAGGAACTCAATTGTGCCCAAGTAGGGCTTGTAATCACCCTGTTTCTCTGTTTGCGTTTGGCTTCGCCACAACATTCAAGTAAGCGTAACTGCGCCATATTCCTCGCGGACTTTTCTAAAAGGTGCAACAACTCAGTTTCCACACTTTAAGTATGTCATTGAATGATATCCGGAACTACCTCGGAAGGACGAAGCATCTGAAATGTTGCATCGGtccaacaagagatcccagagggatcttggcgcccaccattgaacgatctttataggttccatgtcagattgatctttttttttctatttttcccttcctcttactaatctgtgtatattgagaaacatccctctagtacttttcaaacaagggaaacctacatatgaaatttgagaaagatcccttcagtactttctgagaaataacgataacgaactttaattgtaaaaatctaagatggctacctgtcggccatgttgttttccgattggtctcaaaatgcaatatacataactaggcaccaatgggaacctatatatgaaatttgagaaagatccctttagtactttctaagaaatagcgataacaaacttcaattgtcaaaatccaagatggctgcctttcggccatgttgttttccgattggtctcaaaatgcaacatgcataactaggcaccaatgggaagctacatatgaaattcgagaaagatcccttaagtactttctgagaaatagcgataacaaacttcaattgtcaaaatccaggatggctgcctgtcggccatgttgttttccgattgatctcaaaatgcaatatgcataactaggcaccaagggaaaccaacatatgaaatttgagaaagatccctttagtactttctgagaaatagcgataacaaacttcaattgtcaaaatccaagatggctgcccctCGTCGATGTTGATTTCCGATTGgtttaaaaatgcaatatgcatcaccaggcaccgagggaaacctacatatgaaatttgagaaacatcccttcagtactttctgaggattagcgataaccataattgtttacggacggacggaccacggacgcagggcgatttgaatagcccaccatctgatgaagATAATCAATTATATTACCAATAGGGATGGAAAATTCTGTGTTTTTTCTTCCGTTGTACTATGTTATTAACGAAAGGTCTTACAATGTAGATCCGGTTAAATTCCCGTTCAGGATGACTTCGAAATCACTCACATGAATGCATATCTTGAACAGGTAAAACAGGAAACAAATCGAATGGAATAATAATGCATCATTATATTCACTGATACgctttgtgatatatatactatagataTTGTTGATATTCATCATATCAAATAGTTGCTTTTATGTCAAAGCAGTCTTCAaacaatttgaatttttatttcttCACACAGAACTGGAATGTTTATAAATGCATTGAACATGTCAAAGATGTCCTTGGTTGTCCTGGTGATGTTGATCTTTGGGTGAAGAATCGATATATCTTCCTTGAGGAAGGGAGATCACTCTCCGACTACATTGGACTTACAAGACTCTATGTAGTGCGCCGACCAATAAGCAGGTACCCTAACCCTCGTTACAAATCATCTAATCCTGACGTCATCGATCCATTCTGGGAAGGCGAACGTGTCTTAATGTCATGTGGCCACGCTGTGGGTACGTTCCTCTTAGAAAATTAAGCATGAAACAGATAAATGCTGTTTACTTGTATTTCTCAAATATATTGCATGTATTCCTAATCCTGATTCCATACCGTCTAAGGAAATATAGTGTTTATATCGACCAGATCATTACATACCGCATGTTTGGGAAGCAAGGCTATTGCCATCAAGTTGCCGTCCTTATTGTACAACTTATTCAAATAGTCTACTACACAATACTCTGTAGTAGCCTCTAACGTTATATTGTTTGTTGGAATATATCAGGTcgataataatgatattattataggTATGTGTTATGTATCACAGTATTCCAATATTGCAGCTCCAGAAAACCTACTTAATTATTACTGGCAAGAGATTAAAAGTGGACGCATTGAAGTAAGGTGCCCATCCCTTCCGGATGAAAACAACAGGGACTGCAAAGCAGAATGGGAGTTCAAGGAAGTGTTACGTCATGCCCGCTTATCTGCAGACGAAAGGTTTCTGTTTCTCAGTGTGCTATTTACAAACTGGCTcgagaaaaacaaaaatgctTATATTTGTCCTCGGTGTGATGAAACTGTCATTGCCTCCTGTCCAGACAGAGGGTATTTTGATTGCTACTATTGTCAGAGGAAGGGTGATAGATATTCATTTTGTACAAGGTGTTCACAGCCAGTGATCCCACTATTTGGATGCAAAAACTCAGATTGTGAACAAGGCCTTCGACAGTTAAAGTCGCTATTACACACCTGTCACCTGATAACCATTGTTAATGTTCCAGGTTGCCCGAAAGTTCGCGCATGCCCAAAGTGCCATTACATCATAAAATTTGATAACAACAATCTCTGTAAACatatgacatgttttaatgGAACATGTGAAACgagattttgttttatctgcCTAAGTACTCCATCTCAATCAGGATACTGGCCCTGC comes from Pecten maximus unplaced genomic scaffold, xPecMax1.1, whole genome shotgun sequence and encodes:
- the LOC117321420 gene encoding E3 ubiquitin-protein ligase RNF19B-like, translating into MSCGHAVAPENLLNYYWQEIKSGRIEVRCPSLPDENNRDCKAEWEFKEVLRHARLSADERFLFLSVLFTNWLEKNKNAYICPRCDETVIASCPDRGYFDCYYCQRKGDRYSFCTRCSQPVIPLFGCKNSDCEQGLRQLKSLLHTCHLITIVNVPGCPKVRACPKCHYIIKFDNNNLCKHMTCFNGTCETRFCFICLSTPSQSGYWPCGGAYDECPPAPRQKIV